One Microbacterium sp. SSM24 genomic window, GTTCTGCTCGCTTCCCGAGAGGGTGAACTCCTTCTCGATGATCTGCTGCGAAAGAACGAACCACGAGTGGTCGTGCCCGGTCGCGCGCAGGTGGGCGAGCGTCCCGAGCGTGTCGAAGCCGGGAAAGAGGGGCACGGGCAGTCGGGTGCCGGTCGCGTCGAGCCACACGGATGAGGGCCCGGGAAGGATGCGGATGCCGTGATCAGGCCAGACCGGATCCCAGTTCTGGATGCCCTCGACGTAGTGCCACATGCGGTCGCCGTTGATGAGCCGCGCGCCGGCGGCCTCCGACACGCCCTGCATCGAGCCGTCGACGTACGCGGGCACACCGGCCACCATGGTGGCGGGAGCCGTGCCGAGCCGCTCCGGCCATGCGCGGCGGACGAGCTCGTGGTTGCCGCCGATGCCGCCCGACGAGACGATCGTCGCACCCGCCGTGATCGCGAACGACCCGACGACCTCACGCGAGGATGCGACGCCGCGGGCGGCGCCCGAGGGTGCGAGGATCTCGCCCTCTGCGCCCGTGACGGCTCCGTTCGTGAGGGTCAGCGCGGTGACGCGGTGGCGCGGCAGGATCGTGATGCGGCCTTGGCCTTCGCCGGCCTCGACGGAGGCCTGGAACGGCGCGACGATTCCCGGGCCCGTTCCCCACGTGATGTGGAACCGGGGGACGGAGTTGCCGGGACCGGTCGCCGTGTACCCGCCCCGCTCGGCCCACCCCACGACCGGGAAGAATCCGACCCCCTTCTCCTTCAGCCAGGCGCGCTTCTCCTGATGTGCGAACTGCAGGTAGGCCTCCGCCCAGCGCCGGGGCCACAGATCCTCCTCGCGGTCGAACGCGGCGTTGCCGAACCAGTCCTGGCGAGCGAGCTCGATCGAATCCTTGATCCCCATCCGGCGCTGCTCCGGCGAGTCGATGAAGAACAGTCCGCCGAAGGACCACCAGGCCTGTCCGCCGAGGTTCGAGCGGGGCTCCTGGTCGACGATCACGACGCGCTTCCCTGCGGCGACGGCCTCGGAGGCGGCCACGAGACCGGCGAGGCCCCATCCGATCACGAGGACGTCCGTGGTGTGCGTGGTGGGGTCTGCGGGCATGTCGACTCCTTTGTCGAGGGGGTGGGGGGATGGGGTGGGGTGGGAAGCGGGTCAGTCAGCGGGCGGGACGGCGGTGACGGAGAGCGACGGACCGGATGCCGCATCCCGCCCGCCCGAAGCAGGGCCGATGCCGCTCGGCTCGAACGTGTTCACCATCGCATGCGCGGCGCGCTGCAGATAGTCCCACAGCGTGGCCTCGTGCAGCGGCGAGAGATGGAGCTCGTCGACCGCCACGCGCATGTGTGCGAGCCAGCGGTCGCGCGCATCCGGATTGACGTGGAAGGGTGCGTGGCGCATCCGCAGGCGCGGGTGACCCCGTTGCTCGCTGTAGGTCGTCGGGCCGCCCCAGTACTGCTCGAGGAAGCCGGTGAGCCGCTCCTTGGCGGGACCGAGGTCCTCCTCGGGATACATCGGTCGCAGCACGTCGTCGTCGGCGACGCCGCGGTAGAACGCGTCGACCAGGCGCACGAATGCGTCGTGACCGCCGATCTCGTCGTAGAAGCTCAGGGGAACGGCGCTCACGGCGTCGCCTCCGGCTCGTCGCCCGTCTCGGGCGCGGTCTTGGACGTGCGTTTGGGCTTCCACACGGGCCGGGACGCCGCGGGCGGCGGCGCGACGGGCGTCGGCTTGGTCTTGGGCGGGTTCGCTCCGCGTACGCGCTGGGCGCCCTCGATGCCCGTCGGCATGATCGTGTTCAGTGCGGGCAGCGTGATGCCCGCCTCATCGAGCGCCTTCTTCACCCGCATCCGGAGCTCGCGCGCGACGTCGTCCTTCGCGTTGGCGCGCGTCTTCATCACGAGTCGGATGACCAGCGCATCGCCCGAGATCGACTCGAGGCCCCACACCTCGGGCTGTTCGAGGATGCGGGTGCGCCACTTCGCGTCCTTCGCGAGCGCGCGCGCCGTGTCGAGCAGGATCTTCTCGACCTCGTCGATGTCGGCATCCACCGGGATCGACAGATCGATGATGACCCGCGACCAGCCCTGCGACAGGTTGCCGATACGGGTGATCTCGCCGTTGCGCACGTACCAGAGCGTGCCGTTGACATCGCGCACATGGGTCACGCGCACGCTGACGTACTCCACGATTCCCGACGCGAGGCCGAGATCGACGACGTCGCCGATGCCCACCTGGTCCTCGGCCACGATGAAGATGCCGTTGAGCACGTCCTTGACGATGTTCTGCGCGCCGAAGCCGAGGCCTGCGCCGATCGCGGCGGTCAGGAGCGTCAGCGATCCCAGCGCGGTGGGAGCCAGAACGTTGATGATGAGGAGAATGGCCACGATCGCGACCGTGACGCCGACGATGTTCTGAAGGATCGACCCGAGGGTGCGCGTGCGCTGGACGAGCCGCACCGACGCGAGCGGCGATCGCTCGAGCGCCTGGGTGTCATCGACATTGGCCTTCGACTTCGCCCCGCTGACGATGCGGTTCACCACTCTGTGGATCACGATGCGGAGGATCCACGTGATGATGAGCGCGCCGACGATGATGCCGGCGACGGTGAGCGCGTTCCAGCCCGCCTTCGCGAGGAACCCCAGGAACTCGGTCCACAGCGTGGGCGCGGCGGGATCGGTGGAAGTGGAGAGGGGCATCATCGTGTCGATCCTAACGACGGATGCCTCGGTCCCACCTGAACGCGGGGCCGAGGCATCCGATCACGACTACTGCGCGTCGCGCTCCTGCACGGAGAGGGCGCGCTCGACGCCGGCGAGGTTCTCTGCGACGAGACGCCGCAGCGCCGGAGCGGCATCGGCGTGGGTCTCGAGCCAGCCGCGCGTGGCGTCGCGCAGCGCGAGGTTCGCGAGCGGCGACGGGTACAGCCCGAAGATCAGGTACTCGGCGATCTTGTAGCTGCGCGACTCCCAGATCGGCAGGAGCGCGGCGAAGTACGGCTCGACGTACGAGCCGAGCAGGTCGCGTCCCGCAGGATGCACGAAGCCGAGCGCGGCGGAGCGCACGATCGTGTTGGGCAGGTCGTCCTGATCGACGAGCGACGACCAGGCGGCGGCCTTCGCCTCGGCGGTCGGGAGTGCGGCCTTCGCCTGTGCGGCGAACTCACCGCCCTTCGCGGTGTTGTCGGCGGCGAGCGCCGCATCGATGTCGTCGCCGGTCACGACGCCTCCCGCGGCGAGACCCACGAGCAGCTGCCACGAGAGGTCGGTGTCGATGTCGAGTCCGGAGAACGACACCTCGCCCTCGCGCACGCGGCGAACATTCTCCCACTGCGCAGGCGTCGCCGCCGCGCTCGCGAAGGCGGTGACGAACTGCAGCTGGCTGTCGCTGCCCGCCTCGGCGCCCTCGGCCAGCGACCACAGGGCGTCGGCGACCTTCTGACGGGTGACGTCGCGCTTCTCGGGTGCGACATACGCGTTGGCGGCGAGCAGCAGCTGTGCGAGCGTGGTGCGCACGGTCGTCGACTCGGTCTCGGAGCCGATGTTGCGCAGCACGAGGTCGACGTAGTCGGAGGCGGACGCCTCGGCATCGCGCGTCTGATCCCAGGCCGCACCCCACACGAGCGAGCGGGCGAGCGGATCGCTGATCTTCGCGAGGTGGTCGATCGCCGTCTGCAGCGAGCGCTCGTCGAGCCGGATCTTCGCGTACGCGAGATCCTCGTCGTTGAGCAGCACGAGGTCGGGACGCTTCACTCCCTTGAGCGCGGGCATCTCAGTGAGGTCGCCGTCCACATCGAGCTCGACGTGATGCACGCGCACCAGGGTGTCGCCCTCGAGGGAGTAGAAGCCCACGCCGAGGCGGTGGGGACGGATGGTCGGGTAGTCGGCGGGAGCCGTCTGGACGATGGCGAAACGCGTGATGGTGCCGTCGACATCGGTCGCGATCTCGGGGGACAGGGTGTTGACTCCCGCGGTCTCGAGCCACTTCTTCGACCAGGTCGACAGCTCACGGCCGCTCGTGGTCTCGAGCTCTGAGAGCAGGTCGGAGAGCTCGGTGTTCGACCACTCGTGCTTCTTGAAGTACGCCGCGACACCCGCGAAGAACTGCTCGATGCCCACCCACGCGGCGAGCTGCTTGAGCACCGAACCGCCCTTGGCGTACGTGATGCCGTCGAAGTTGACCTGCACGTCCTCGAGATCGTTGATCTGAGCGACGACGGGGTGGGTGGAGGGGAGCTGGTCCTGGCGGTACGCCCAGGTCTTCTCCATCGCGTTGAACGTGGTCCAGGCCTCGGTCCATTCGGTGGCTTCGGCGGTCGCGATGGTCGACGCCCATTCGGCGAACGACTCGTTCAGCCACAGGTCGTTCCACCACTTCATCGTCACGAGGTCGCCGAACCACATGTGGGCGAGCTCGTGGAGGATCGTGACGACGCGACGCTCCTTCACGGCATCGGTGACCTTCGAGCGGAAGACGTAGCTCTCGGTGAACGTGACCGCGCCTGCATTCTCCATCGCGCCCGCGTTGAATTCGGGCACGAAGAGCTGGTCGTACTTCTCGAACGGGTACGCGTAGTCGAACTTGTCCTCGAAGTAGGTGAAGCCCTGACGCGTCTTCTCGAAGATGTAGTCGGCGTCGAGGTACTGCCACAGGCTCTTGCGGCCGTACACGCCGAGCGGGACGACGCGCCCGGAGGCGCTGGTCAGTTCGGAGAACGTGGCTTCGTACGGTCCGGCGATGAGGGCCGTGATGTAGGAGGAGATGCGGGGGGTGACGGGGAACGCCCACGTCGCCGTCCCATCGCCGTGATCCTGCGGCTCGGGCGTGGGGGAGTTGGACACGACCTTCCACGCCGCGGGCGCGGTCACGGAGAACCGGAAGGTCGCCTTCAGGTCGGGCTGCTCGAAGACGGCGAACATGCGCCGCGAGTCGGGCACCTCGAACTGCGAGTAGAGGTACGCCTCGCCGTCGACCGGGTCGACGAACCGGTGGAGTCCCTCGCCGGTGTTCGTGTAGAGGCAGTCGGCGTCGATGACGAGCTCGTTCTCGGCGGCGAGGCCGGTGAGCGCGATGCGCGAGTCGGCGAACGCGGTCGCCGGGTCGATGGCGCGACCGTTGAGCGTGATCTGGCGGATGTGGCGCGCGATCAGGTCGATGAAGGTATCGGCGCCGGCGGTGGCCGAGAAGCGGATGACAGTGCGCGACGCGAAGACCTCGGCACCCTTCGTCAGGTCGAGCACGACGTCGTACGAGTGCGTGTCGACGATGGCTCGGCGCTCTTGCGCCTCGATGCGGGTGAGGTTCTCTCCAGGCACTGCAATGCTCCCGTGGGTGTGGGTGGATACGGCGGGCACGGCGTTGATGACACCGGCGGCAACCGCTACAGCCTATTCCAGCCTCCGGTCCGGCGCGTCACCGATGAATCCCGGCGTCCCGGGCGGTGCGAGGATGGAGGAGTGATTTCGGCAGAAGACACCTCGGTCCCTTTCGCGTCGCCGGCCGCGGCATCCGGATCCCCCTTCGTGGAGGAGTCCGTCGCCTACGACGGGATTCTCCTCGCGGGCTTCGGCGGGCCGGAGGGGCAGGACGACGTGATCCCGTTCCTGCGGAACGTCACGCGTGGCCGCGGAATCCCCGACGAACGGCTCGAAGAGGTCGCCCACCACTACCGGCACTTCGACGGCATCAGCCCGATCAACGCCCAGAACCGCGCGCTCAAGGCGGCGCTGGAGGCGGAATTGGAGCGTCGGGGGATCGCCCTGCCCGTCTTCTGGGGCAACCGCAACTGGGCGCCGTATCTCGAGGAGGCGGTGACGGATGCCGCATCCTCCGGCCGCACCAACCTGCTGGCCCTCGCGACCAGCGCGTACTCCTCGTTCTCGAGCTGCCGGCAGTACCGCGAAGACTTCGCGCGCGTGCTCACCGACACCGGTCTCGCCGGCACCGTCACGATCGACAAGGTGCGGCAGTTCTTCGATCACCCCGGATTCGTTCAGCCGTTCGTCGACGGGGTGCGCGATGCGGTGGCGGGATTCCTTGCCGACGGCATCCCGCCGGAATCGGTGCGGGTGCTTTTCTCGACGCACAGCATTCCGACCGCCGATGCCGAGCGCTCGGGGCCCCGTGAGGGCGACCCCGCGCATCGAGACCTCGGCGAGGGCGGCGCCTATGCCGCGCAGCACCTCGCGGTCGCGGAGGTCGTGATGGCGGCCGTCGCAGCCGAGATCCCGTCCGCTGCGCGCATCGGCTGGGAGCTGGTCTACCAGAGCCGCTCCGGTCCGCCGAGCCAGCCGTGGCTCGAACCCGACGTCAACGACGTCATCGCCGATCTGCCGGGCGCCGGCGTCGCAGCCATCGCCATCGTGCCGCTGGGCTTTATGAGCGACCACATGGAGGTTCTCTGGGATCTCGACACGGAGGCGATGGATGCCGCCGCCGAGGTCGGCATCCGTGCCGTCCGCACGCAGACCCCCGGTGTCGATCCCGTGTTCGTCTCGGGGCTGATCGACCTCGTCGTCGAGCGCCTCGAGGGAACACCGGCCGTGGATCGGCCGCACG contains:
- a CDS encoding globin; translation: MSAVPLSFYDEIGGHDAFVRLVDAFYRGVADDDVLRPMYPEEDLGPAKERLTGFLEQYWGGPTTYSEQRGHPRLRMRHAPFHVNPDARDRWLAHMRVAVDELHLSPLHEATLWDYLQRAAHAMVNTFEPSGIGPASGGRDAASGPSLSVTAVPPAD
- a CDS encoding FAD-binding dehydrogenase; amino-acid sequence: MPADPTTHTTDVLVIGWGLAGLVAASEAVAAGKRVVIVDQEPRSNLGGQAWWSFGGLFFIDSPEQRRMGIKDSIELARQDWFGNAAFDREEDLWPRRWAEAYLQFAHQEKRAWLKEKGVGFFPVVGWAERGGYTATGPGNSVPRFHITWGTGPGIVAPFQASVEAGEGQGRITILPRHRVTALTLTNGAVTGAEGEILAPSGAARGVASSREVVGSFAITAGATIVSSGGIGGNHELVRRAWPERLGTAPATMVAGVPAYVDGSMQGVSEAAGARLINGDRMWHYVEGIQNWDPVWPDHGIRILPGPSSVWLDATGTRLPVPLFPGFDTLGTLAHLRATGHDHSWFVLSQQIIEKEFTLSGSEQNPDLTGKDVRLLAKSRLGKGAAGPVQAFMDKGADFVVRDTLDELITGMRALPGGDVLDGERVRFEVEARDREIDNDFTKDAQIAMLRSARSYRGDRLIRTANPHRILDPKSGPLIAVKLHVLTRKSLGGIETDLAGRALGESGEPIPGLYAAGEASGFGGGGVHGYRALEGTFVGGCLFSGRTAGRAAAGAV
- a CDS encoding mechanosensitive ion channel family protein translates to MMPLSTSTDPAAPTLWTEFLGFLAKAGWNALTVAGIIVGALIITWILRIVIHRVVNRIVSGAKSKANVDDTQALERSPLASVRLVQRTRTLGSILQNIVGVTVAIVAILLIINVLAPTALGSLTLLTAAIGAGLGFGAQNIVKDVLNGIFIVAEDQVGIGDVVDLGLASGIVEYVSVRVTHVRDVNGTLWYVRNGEITRIGNLSQGWSRVIIDLSIPVDADIDEVEKILLDTARALAKDAKWRTRILEQPEVWGLESISGDALVIRLVMKTRANAKDDVARELRMRVKKALDEAGITLPALNTIMPTGIEGAQRVRGANPPKTKPTPVAPPPAASRPVWKPKRTSKTAPETGDEPEATP
- the pepN gene encoding aminopeptidase N, which encodes MPGENLTRIEAQERRAIVDTHSYDVVLDLTKGAEVFASRTVIRFSATAGADTFIDLIARHIRQITLNGRAIDPATAFADSRIALTGLAAENELVIDADCLYTNTGEGLHRFVDPVDGEAYLYSQFEVPDSRRMFAVFEQPDLKATFRFSVTAPAAWKVVSNSPTPEPQDHGDGTATWAFPVTPRISSYITALIAGPYEATFSELTSASGRVVPLGVYGRKSLWQYLDADYIFEKTRQGFTYFEDKFDYAYPFEKYDQLFVPEFNAGAMENAGAVTFTESYVFRSKVTDAVKERRVVTILHELAHMWFGDLVTMKWWNDLWLNESFAEWASTIATAEATEWTEAWTTFNAMEKTWAYRQDQLPSTHPVVAQINDLEDVQVNFDGITYAKGGSVLKQLAAWVGIEQFFAGVAAYFKKHEWSNTELSDLLSELETTSGRELSTWSKKWLETAGVNTLSPEIATDVDGTITRFAIVQTAPADYPTIRPHRLGVGFYSLEGDTLVRVHHVELDVDGDLTEMPALKGVKRPDLVLLNDEDLAYAKIRLDERSLQTAIDHLAKISDPLARSLVWGAAWDQTRDAEASASDYVDLVLRNIGSETESTTVRTTLAQLLLAANAYVAPEKRDVTRQKVADALWSLAEGAEAGSDSQLQFVTAFASAAATPAQWENVRRVREGEVSFSGLDIDTDLSWQLLVGLAAGGVVTGDDIDAALAADNTAKGGEFAAQAKAALPTAEAKAAAWSSLVDQDDLPNTIVRSAALGFVHPAGRDLLGSYVEPYFAALLPIWESRSYKIAEYLIFGLYPSPLANLALRDATRGWLETHADAAPALRRLVAENLAGVERALSVQERDAQ
- a CDS encoding ferrochelatase, with protein sequence MISAEDTSVPFASPAAASGSPFVEESVAYDGILLAGFGGPEGQDDVIPFLRNVTRGRGIPDERLEEVAHHYRHFDGISPINAQNRALKAALEAELERRGIALPVFWGNRNWAPYLEEAVTDAASSGRTNLLALATSAYSSFSSCRQYREDFARVLTDTGLAGTVTIDKVRQFFDHPGFVQPFVDGVRDAVAGFLADGIPPESVRVLFSTHSIPTADAERSGPREGDPAHRDLGEGGAYAAQHLAVAEVVMAAVAAEIPSAARIGWELVYQSRSGPPSQPWLEPDVNDVIADLPGAGVAAIAIVPLGFMSDHMEVLWDLDTEAMDAAAEVGIRAVRTQTPGVDPVFVSGLIDLVVERLEGTPAVDRPHATNLGPWFDVCRPACCENVRAGFKPAAAGIAP